The following are from one region of the Chloroflexota bacterium genome:
- a CDS encoding SIS domain-containing protein translates to MTERGMHTLKEIRGQAKAWAQALHEAQSALPRIRKLWSQQDVAEVLFCGCGSTHYLSLAAAAAFQAETGIRARALPSSEVFLFPDIAIPPGKSLLVTISRSGETTETVRAAKAFAERKGKDSVLVITCYGQSTLAGLTAAPLIASAAQEQSYAQTASFSSMLVLALSLIGEVAGRPALAQALHTLPERGELLVSERIEEAMRRLGADERYQRFFFLGSGPNYGLACEGMLKLKEMSVSPSEAYHFLEFRHGPRSMVNDRSLVIGLLSDRATQEEVSMLAEIQKLGAHIMVIGESPSQLGTLKPEYAVWVESGLPETLRGPLYLPPMQYLAYYHAMHKGLNPDRPTNVEAVIYI, encoded by the coding sequence ATGACCGAACGAGGGATGCACACGCTCAAGGAGATTCGCGGGCAGGCCAAAGCCTGGGCGCAAGCACTGCACGAAGCCCAGTCCGCCTTGCCCAGAATTCGGAAGTTGTGGTCTCAGCAGGATGTGGCTGAGGTGCTATTTTGTGGCTGTGGCTCAACGCACTACCTATCTCTCGCCGCAGCAGCCGCATTCCAAGCCGAGACAGGCATCCGAGCGCGTGCCTTGCCTTCGTCGGAGGTCTTCCTGTTCCCAGACATCGCCATACCTCCTGGGAAGAGCCTGCTGGTCACCATTTCTCGCTCCGGCGAGACCACCGAGACGGTGCGGGCAGCCAAAGCCTTTGCCGAGCGCAAGGGCAAGGACAGCGTGCTCGTCATCACCTGCTACGGCCAAAGCACCCTCGCCGGTCTGACGGCAGCGCCGCTTATCGCGAGCGCGGCTCAAGAGCAAAGCTATGCCCAGACAGCCTCTTTTTCCTCCATGCTGGTGCTGGCTCTCAGTTTAATCGGGGAGGTGGCAGGGCGGCCGGCTCTGGCCCAGGCTCTGCACACGCTCCCCGAGCGCGGTGAACTGCTCGTCAGTGAGCGGATCGAGGAGGCGATGCGCCGGCTGGGTGCGGATGAGCGCTACCAACGTTTTTTCTTCCTCGGTTCAGGCCCCAATTATGGACTGGCCTGCGAGGGCATGCTGAAACTGAAGGAGATGTCGGTTTCTCCCTCCGAAGCCTACCACTTCTTGGAATTTCGCCATGGGCCGCGTTCCATGGTGAATGACCGTTCCCTTGTGATCGGGCTGCTCTCCGATCGCGCGACGCAGGAGGAAGTGTCCATGCTGGCCGAAATACAGAAACTTGGTGCACATATCATGGTCATCGGCGAGAGTCCATCCCAACTTGGCACGCTGAAGCCCGAGTACGCTGTCTGGGTGGAGTCGGGATTGCCGGAGACTCTGCGCGGCCCTCTCTACTTGCCGCCCATGCAATACCTGGCCTACTATCACGCCATGCACAAGGGGCTGAACCCCGATCGCCCCACCAATGTCGAGGCTGTGATTTACATATAA
- a CDS encoding GNAT family N-acetyltransferase, with translation MNVSEIDRMYLESSRLIVRDLHHTDLEQIESWRPFTDPLYRLWNIPRSTPLSRELWFMIKDNDPTRMWMVIQRKSDGQVIGTLSLREIVRRISARLGITLGADFVEQGYGTETLRLFLPHYFHEMGFRRMYLDVAAANRRALHVYEKLGFQRIGSNYRNIPEGIDLRFLEQEQYRNLRPYFRHHLGRMQLLFYEMVLERSEWEKQPPTIAPG, from the coding sequence ATGAATGTTAGCGAAATAGACCGGATGTACCTGGAAAGCTCGCGTCTGATCGTCCGCGATTTACACCACACCGATCTCGAACAAATAGAATCCTGGCGACCTTTCACCGACCCTCTCTACCGCTTGTGGAACATCCCGCGCAGCACCCCCCTGAGCCGAGAACTGTGGTTCATGATAAAGGACAACGACCCCACGCGCATGTGGATGGTCATCCAGCGCAAATCAGACGGACAGGTCATTGGTACGTTGAGCCTGCGCGAGATCGTGCGGCGCATCTCGGCACGGCTGGGCATCACTCTCGGCGCTGATTTCGTGGAGCAGGGCTATGGCACAGAAACACTGCGCCTCTTCCTGCCCCACTACTTCCATGAAATGGGCTTTCGTCGCATGTATTTGGATGTGGCGGCAGCCAATCGGCGCGCGCTGCATGTCTACGAGAAGCTCGGTTTCCAGCGCATCGGATCCAACTACCGCAATATCCCCGAAGGCATTGACCTGCGCTTTCTGGAGCAAGAGCAGTACCGCAACTTGCGCCCTTATTTTCGACATCACCTGGGGCGCATGCAGCTCCTTTTCTACGAGATGGTGCTGGAGCGGAGCGAATGGGAGAAACAGCCTCCAACAATCGCACCCGGATAA
- a CDS encoding cupin domain-containing protein has protein sequence MLIRNYQDVPAISYEGNIQKRVVIGPEQGAPGFVMRIFDLPPGTASPWHQHDWEHEVFVLAGSGLAVSSDGETPIGPGDAILIAPNEMHSIKNTSQETLRFMCLVPLRGEG, from the coding sequence ATGTTGATTCGAAATTACCAGGACGTGCCCGCCATATCCTATGAAGGCAATATCCAGAAGCGGGTTGTCATCGGACCTGAGCAAGGCGCGCCCGGGTTTGTCATGCGCATCTTCGACCTGCCCCCAGGCACAGCCTCGCCTTGGCATCAGCACGATTGGGAGCATGAGGTCTTTGTGCTGGCAGGCAGCGGGCTGGCCGTATCCAGCGATGGCGAGACGCCCATTGGGCCAGGCGATGCCATTCTGATCGCCCCCAACGAAATGCACAGCATCAAAAACACCAGCCAGGAGACGCTGCGCTTCATGTGCCTGGTACCCTTGCGCGGCGAGGGCTAG
- a CDS encoding HAD family hydrolase, whose amino-acid sequence MTNIIAYFDMDRTVLSDSSGMLYMRYLWHRGEVSRRAMARSYWYALLYKLGFFNYPAVAAKLASGLSSSSEAETIAFCQRWFDEMAVHYVAQKAVQRMDEHRAQGHLVTIISASTPYVVAPLARYLGVEEYLCTRVEVVDGHFTGKIIPPPCYGPGKLHYAREYASKHGADLAQAYFYTDSYSDLPLLEQVGHPVAVNPDARLKVAARQRGWPVEYFY is encoded by the coding sequence ATGACTAACATCATCGCTTACTTCGATATGGACCGCACCGTTCTGAGCGATAGCTCCGGCATGCTGTACATGCGCTATCTGTGGCACCGCGGAGAGGTTAGCCGACGAGCTATGGCGCGGTCGTATTGGTATGCTTTGCTATACAAACTGGGCTTTTTCAATTACCCCGCAGTAGCAGCCAAGCTGGCCTCTGGACTTTCCAGCAGCAGCGAAGCAGAGACCATCGCTTTCTGCCAGCGCTGGTTCGACGAGATGGCCGTACATTATGTCGCGCAAAAAGCGGTGCAACGCATGGACGAGCACCGCGCGCAGGGGCATTTGGTGACCATTATCTCCGCTTCGACGCCTTATGTCGTGGCGCCGCTGGCACGCTACTTGGGCGTGGAGGAGTATCTGTGCACGCGGGTGGAAGTGGTGGATGGGCACTTCACAGGCAAGATCATCCCGCCACCCTGCTACGGCCCAGGCAAGCTCCACTATGCGCGGGAATATGCCAGCAAGCACGGCGCCGATTTGGCACAGGCGTATTTCTACACCGATAGCTATTCCGACCTGCCCTTGCTGGAGCAGGTAGGGCATCCCGTGGCGGTGAACCCTGATGCCCGCCTGAAGGTAGCAGCCCGTCAGCGCGGCTGGCCGGTGGAGTACTTTTACTAG
- a CDS encoding SIS domain-containing protein, which yields MTDRNAFELYLDEIQSTLNDIREKQKTNILEAAEIIAQSVAQGGILHVFGASHSQLLAQEIFYRAGCLAPTNVMVEPTLGLRKASENCYWYERQEAYGKVVFDAYRIEPGDVLLVISTSGRNEVPVEVALQAKKRGLKVIALLSQPYCASVEPRHSSGKKLPDIADVVLDNRAVFGDAAIELEGVSHKVGPTSGVIGTAILQALIVQVTQMLAEKGVEPPIWVSVNVPGGAEINVKYLEKYKGRIKHL from the coding sequence ATGACGGATAGAAATGCTTTCGAACTCTATCTGGATGAGATCCAGAGCACGCTGAACGATATTCGCGAGAAGCAAAAGACAAATATCCTCGAAGCAGCGGAGATCATTGCTCAATCGGTCGCTCAGGGTGGCATTCTCCATGTTTTCGGTGCTTCTCACTCCCAATTGTTGGCGCAAGAGATCTTCTACCGAGCGGGATGTTTGGCGCCCACGAATGTGATGGTCGAACCAACGTTGGGATTGCGCAAGGCAAGCGAGAACTGCTACTGGTACGAGCGTCAAGAGGCTTATGGCAAGGTTGTCTTTGACGCTTATCGCATTGAACCCGGCGATGTCCTCCTCGTTATCTCCACTTCGGGGCGTAACGAGGTGCCGGTGGAGGTGGCCTTGCAGGCGAAGAAACGAGGCTTGAAAGTCATCGCTCTTTTATCTCAACCCTATTGCGCCAGCGTCGAGCCCCGACATTCCAGTGGCAAGAAGCTCCCCGACATAGCCGACGTGGTTCTGGATAACCGAGCGGTGTTTGGAGATGCCGCCATCGAACTCGAGGGCGTCTCTCATAAGGTGGGTCCCACGTCAGGGGTCATTGGCACAGCTATCCTTCAAGCACTGATCGTCCAAGTTACTCAAATGTTAGCAGAAAAAGGCGTGGAGCCGCCTATTTGGGTTTCTGTGAACGTTCCCGGCGGCGCTGAGATTAATGTCAAGTATCTGGAGAAGTACAAAGGTAGGATCAAACATCTGTAA
- a CDS encoding SIS domain-containing protein, which produces MLARDYLDKVIDMMKQLRDTQLQAIDQAGEMIAQAIVDGHSLFAFGCSHSAVPVEDIFYRAGGLMLVNPIFGPGLTLDIHPPTITSQVEQLPGYAKILLNRLPTAPGDVLILVSVSGRNHVPIEMAMAAKEKGMKVIGITSMQYTNAVTSRHPSGKKMYEFADLVIDNLSAPGDAVLEVEGAPQKICPTSGAIGCALLHAVIAATVEKLLAKGFTPPIYLAANVDGGAEYNRKMMAQYKERMYYL; this is translated from the coding sequence ATGCTAGCACGTGATTACCTGGACAAAGTAATTGACATGATGAAGCAGCTCCGGGATACGCAGCTGCAGGCTATTGACCAGGCCGGAGAGATGATTGCTCAAGCAATCGTGGATGGACATTCGCTGTTTGCTTTTGGCTGCAGCCATTCTGCGGTGCCTGTGGAGGATATTTTCTACCGCGCAGGTGGCCTTATGCTCGTCAATCCTATCTTTGGACCGGGCTTGACACTGGACATCCATCCACCGACGATTACCAGCCAGGTCGAACAACTCCCTGGCTACGCCAAGATCTTGCTCAACCGCTTGCCCACGGCTCCCGGGGATGTGCTCATCCTAGTTTCCGTCTCAGGACGCAACCACGTGCCAATCGAGATGGCTATGGCAGCAAAAGAAAAGGGCATGAAGGTGATCGGCATCACTTCCATGCAATATACGAATGCCGTGACCTCGCGCCACCCCAGTGGAAAAAAGATGTACGAGTTCGCGGATTTGGTGATTGACAACCTCTCGGCACCAGGCGATGCGGTGCTGGAAGTAGAAGGAGCGCCCCAGAAGATCTGCCCTACCTCTGGTGCAATTGGTTGTGCCCTCCTGCACGCTGTCATCGCCGCTACAGTGGAGAAGCTGTTGGCCAAGGGTTTCACGCCACCTATCTATCTGGCCGCTAACGTGGATGGAGGAGCGGAATACAACCGCAAGATGATGGCGCAGTACAAGGAGCGCATGTACTACTTGTGA
- a CDS encoding PTS ascorbate transporter subunit IIC: protein MFQFILQLIQTPAAILGLIALVGLLIQRKSAGEVISGTLKTVLGVLILNVGIGALINALVPIQSMFTKAFKVEGFVTFDEACLGAVQAANIGGIAAEISLTMLFGYIVHILLARFTPWKYIYLTGHMFWIHAGAFAILYHSFGLPFWLVVLLASITDGLYMTLAPALAQPFMRRITGSDEIAFGHGQTLLNVTGGWLARLVGKPEESAEELKLPQGLAFFRDMAISISLIMLIIVLIAMFIAGPAYVTELSGGQNWIVFSILQALGFTAGVLVLIQGVRMLIAEIVPAFKGVADVVVPGAKPALDCPVIYPYAPVSLMIGLITGSIAQVVAIALLAALGWPIPIPSMIAAFFASGSGAIFGNAYGGRRGAILGGFWWCFAAWIMISLGYRLQIFGNLAAMGAENLFFTCPDAILPAFGIWGIAKLLGLG from the coding sequence ATGTTTCAATTTATCCTACAGTTGATTCAGACACCGGCAGCAATCCTTGGATTGATCGCGTTGGTGGGCTTGCTCATCCAGCGCAAGAGCGCTGGTGAGGTCATCAGCGGCACGCTCAAGACCGTTCTGGGCGTACTTATTCTGAATGTGGGTATCGGTGCTCTGATCAATGCGCTGGTCCCCATTCAGAGCATGTTCACCAAAGCGTTCAAAGTCGAGGGCTTCGTTACCTTTGACGAAGCTTGCCTGGGCGCTGTGCAAGCGGCAAACATCGGCGGAATCGCTGCAGAAATCTCACTTACCATGCTCTTCGGGTACATTGTCCATATCCTCCTAGCTCGCTTCACGCCGTGGAAGTACATCTACCTTACCGGTCACATGTTCTGGATCCACGCCGGCGCTTTCGCTATCCTCTACCACTCCTTCGGTTTGCCCTTCTGGCTGGTCGTGCTCTTGGCCTCCATCACCGATGGCTTGTACATGACGCTGGCTCCGGCCTTGGCCCAGCCCTTCATGCGCAGGATCACAGGCTCGGATGAGATCGCCTTTGGTCATGGTCAGACGCTGTTGAATGTGACTGGTGGTTGGTTGGCTAGGTTGGTTGGTAAGCCCGAAGAAAGCGCCGAGGAATTGAAACTGCCTCAAGGGCTGGCCTTCTTCCGCGATATGGCCATCTCCATCTCGCTGATCATGCTGATCATCGTTCTCATCGCAATGTTCATCGCGGGACCAGCCTACGTGACCGAACTCAGTGGGGGCCAGAACTGGATCGTCTTCTCCATTCTGCAGGCCTTGGGCTTCACCGCAGGTGTGCTCGTTTTGATACAGGGTGTGCGTATGCTCATTGCCGAAATCGTTCCTGCTTTCAAGGGCGTTGCGGATGTGGTCGTTCCGGGCGCTAAGCCGGCGCTGGACTGTCCGGTGATTTATCCTTATGCGCCGGTTTCCCTGATGATCGGGCTCATCACGGGGAGCATCGCTCAGGTGGTTGCCATTGCTCTCCTGGCCGCCCTTGGCTGGCCGATCCCCATCCCGAGCATGATCGCTGCGTTCTTCGCCAGTGGCTCGGGGGCTATCTTCGGCAATGCCTATGGTGGCAGACGGGGAGCGATCCTCGGTGGCTTCTGGTGGTGCTTCGCTGCTTGGATCATGATCAGCCTGGGCTACAGACTCCAGATCTTTGGCAACTTGGCAGCCATGGGCGCGGAAAACCTGTTCTTCACTTGCCCAGACGCGATCTTGCCTGCCTTTGGCATCTGGGGTATAGCAAAGCTCCTGGGGCTCGGCTGA
- the nagA gene encoding N-acetylglucosamine-6-phosphate deacetylase — protein MHRLIILNGRVITPWQVLEKATVVVEEGKIVEVREGYELSDQKDTIIDATGKIVSPGYIDIHVHGAASYDTMDASPQAIQGMARFFAAHGVTGFLPTTTTAPQEAILAAIANASLCQREGTGGARVLGVHLEGPYISPNQPGAQHPQYIRPAHPEEYQQFFSWDNIKLITLAPEIPENMAFIPYAMSRGAAVAVGHSAASYEDIVTAVAEGLSQSTHTFNGMVGLHHRQPGTAGAVLALDDIYAQVIVDNVHIHPAVVKILVRAKGTARTVLITDAMRATGMPDGEYELGGRKVTVSRGEARLPSGTLAGSTLTMDRAVRSAMADTGLAFEQVLPMATSVPAESIGLADQVGSIAPGKTADMILLTPDYRVAATIVQGQVVYQKNN, from the coding sequence ATGCATCGGCTTATCATTCTCAATGGACGGGTGATCACTCCATGGCAAGTGTTAGAGAAGGCCACAGTGGTCGTCGAAGAGGGTAAGATCGTCGAAGTGCGAGAGGGGTACGAGCTCTCGGACCAGAAGGACACCATTATTGATGCCACGGGCAAAATAGTGAGTCCTGGCTACATAGATATTCACGTTCATGGCGCAGCCAGCTATGACACTATGGATGCCAGTCCGCAGGCCATCCAAGGGATGGCGCGTTTTTTCGCCGCTCATGGCGTGACTGGCTTTCTGCCTACAACGACCACGGCACCTCAAGAAGCCATCTTGGCTGCTATTGCGAATGCCTCTCTGTGTCAAAGGGAAGGAACAGGCGGCGCGCGTGTACTAGGAGTGCACTTGGAGGGGCCTTATATTAGTCCCAACCAGCCTGGGGCTCAGCACCCACAATATATTCGACCTGCGCACCCCGAGGAATACCAGCAGTTCTTTTCCTGGGATAACATCAAATTGATCACCCTGGCTCCAGAGATCCCCGAGAACATGGCTTTTATCCCTTATGCCATGAGCCGAGGAGCGGCCGTAGCTGTTGGCCACTCGGCAGCCAGTTATGAGGATATTGTGACCGCGGTAGCAGAGGGGCTCAGCCAAAGCACCCATACCTTCAACGGCATGGTGGGGCTCCACCATCGCCAGCCAGGGACGGCAGGAGCGGTCTTGGCTCTCGATGACATCTATGCCCAGGTGATCGTGGACAACGTGCACATTCACCCGGCTGTGGTCAAGATCCTCGTACGGGCCAAAGGGACGGCGCGCACAGTGCTGATTACGGACGCCATGCGCGCCACAGGTATGCCTGATGGTGAATATGAACTTGGCGGACGGAAGGTGACGGTCTCTCGCGGCGAGGCGCGGCTGCCCTCAGGAACGCTGGCGGGCAGCACCTTGACCATGGATCGGGCTGTGCGCAGTGCCATGGCGGATACAGGTCTCGCCTTTGAGCAGGTGTTACCTATGGCTACCAGTGTGCCTGCCGAGTCCATCGGTCTGGCTGACCAGGTGGGTTCTATCGCACCCGGTAAAACCGCGGACATGATCCTGCTAACCCCCGATTATCGGGTAGCTGCAACCATTGTACAGGGTCAAGTAGTGTATCAGAAGAATAATTAG
- a CDS encoding saccharopine dehydrogenase NADP-binding domain-containing protein: MKIVVLGGYGDMGQGVVQDLIAHTPAEVVIADYRVEGAKAFAAQLGERASAVFVDANDPASLDAVLRGADAAVGAIGPFYRYAAKMASAAVKAGVNYVDICDDYGPIQEVFALDEAAKAAGVTLITGLGWTPGITNLMCRLGASRLDSVDEIKIAWAGGAEDSQGLAVVMHVFYAVTGKVPTYRDGQWVEVEAGSEKEPADFGGVLGTVKVFHCGHPEPMTVPRYIKVRTVSLKGALTPEWNNALADVFVKLGLTATPKRIETLSKIIHKVEHILGKGGVPFSGARVDVIGQKDGEPCTYTYRTVDKMKRLTGIPAAIGAWMLAQGQVLHKGVYAPEGCLEPEPFFAELAKRGITIEEIVSAG; the protein is encoded by the coding sequence ATGAAAATCGTCGTTCTGGGTGGCTATGGGGATATGGGTCAGGGTGTGGTGCAGGACCTCATCGCGCACACGCCTGCGGAAGTGGTCATCGCCGACTACCGCGTGGAGGGCGCGAAGGCATTCGCGGCGCAATTGGGCGAAAGGGCGAGTGCGGTTTTCGTGGATGCCAACGATCCCGCCTCACTGGATGCCGTGCTGCGCGGTGCGGATGCCGCGGTAGGCGCCATCGGACCGTTCTACCGCTATGCGGCCAAGATGGCGAGCGCGGCGGTCAAAGCCGGGGTCAACTATGTGGACATCTGCGATGACTATGGCCCCATTCAGGAGGTCTTTGCCCTGGATGAGGCGGCCAAGGCTGCCGGCGTGACGCTCATCACCGGCCTGGGCTGGACGCCGGGCATCACCAATTTGATGTGTCGCCTAGGCGCTTCACGCCTGGACTCGGTGGATGAAATCAAGATCGCCTGGGCTGGCGGGGCAGAGGATTCGCAGGGGCTAGCGGTGGTGATGCATGTGTTCTACGCCGTCACCGGCAAAGTGCCCACTTACCGCGATGGGCAATGGGTTGAGGTCGAGGCGGGCAGCGAAAAAGAGCCTGCAGATTTCGGCGGGGTGCTGGGCACCGTGAAGGTGTTCCACTGTGGACACCCCGAGCCAATGACCGTGCCGCGCTACATCAAGGTACGCACCGTCAGCCTGAAGGGTGCATTGACCCCTGAATGGAACAATGCACTGGCCGATGTCTTTGTCAAACTGGGGCTCACCGCCACGCCCAAGCGCATCGAAACTCTCTCCAAGATCATCCACAAAGTAGAGCATATTCTAGGCAAGGGCGGTGTGCCATTTTCTGGAGCGCGTGTGGATGTCATCGGACAGAAGGATGGCGAGCCATGCACCTACACCTATCGCACGGTGGATAAAATGAAGCGCCTCACGGGCATCCCGGCGGCGATTGGGGCGTGGATGCTGGCGCAGGGGCAGGTGCTGCACAAGGGTGTCTACGCTCCAGAGGGCTGCCTGGAGCCAGAGCCCTTCTTCGCCGAATTAGCCAAGCGTGGCATCACGATCGAAGAGATAGTGAGTGCTGGATAA
- a CDS encoding tetratricopeptide repeat protein — MPSEFNHIQAYQHIEKGQQLENLGLLDEAMLEFKQAVEADPRIAAAHTALGHHYRRKGLLTKAADEFRSAVLLSSDYENYFNLGRVLTELEQYKEAAEAFRQCLALEPNDPSALYELGYALCALGQFDEALAHFQTLTEEYPEDWELKFAQADCYMGKKDYDTAERLLIEAWHSAPPNADTSQLREALLLIRRHMEFAGQEELGLKDRLYRDSGVICLGSGRDNGLDIPIYDQYTFTYRDVALTTRRLLHLIRAYEWHFTAVVSMDEDSQPLAIALSQLLQVPLLGVEELREDDFVLTVLALGKQPTLCEVIFEHIPGRMLSFVLSLNWSLEEELVTDIIGVHCTGDCVLPWKRLRKRSAEAAATSILRALAILPEEENLPQQIAYYTQEHKLLRFFDYSDDFAKIEANRTGE, encoded by the coding sequence ATGCCAAGCGAATTCAACCACATCCAAGCCTATCAGCATATCGAGAAGGGACAGCAACTGGAGAACCTGGGTCTGCTGGATGAGGCCATGCTCGAGTTCAAGCAAGCGGTCGAAGCCGATCCACGCATTGCTGCAGCGCACACTGCGCTTGGTCATCACTACCGACGCAAGGGGTTGCTGACCAAAGCAGCGGACGAATTCCGCAGCGCGGTCCTGCTCAGCAGCGATTACGAGAACTACTTCAACCTGGGTCGTGTGCTCACCGAACTGGAACAATACAAAGAGGCGGCGGAGGCATTCCGCCAGTGCCTTGCCCTGGAGCCCAACGACCCTTCAGCGCTTTACGAGTTAGGCTATGCCCTGTGCGCTTTGGGGCAGTTCGACGAAGCCCTTGCCCATTTCCAGACGCTCACGGAAGAATACCCCGAGGACTGGGAGCTCAAGTTTGCCCAGGCAGATTGTTATATGGGGAAAAAGGATTACGATACGGCAGAGCGGTTGTTGATCGAGGCCTGGCACAGCGCGCCGCCCAACGCAGACACATCTCAATTGCGCGAGGCGCTGCTGCTCATACGGCGGCACATGGAGTTCGCAGGACAGGAAGAACTGGGACTGAAAGACCGATTGTATCGGGACTCTGGCGTGATCTGTTTGGGGTCCGGACGCGACAACGGCCTGGACATCCCCATCTACGACCAATACACCTTCACCTACCGCGATGTGGCGCTGACCACACGCCGCTTGCTCCATTTGATCCGTGCCTACGAATGGCACTTCACTGCTGTGGTCAGCATGGATGAGGACTCGCAGCCTCTGGCCATCGCCCTGTCGCAATTGCTCCAAGTGCCCTTGCTCGGCGTGGAGGAACTGCGCGAAGACGATTTCGTCCTGACCGTGCTGGCCCTGGGCAAGCAGCCGACGCTGTGCGAGGTGATCTTTGAACACATCCCTGGGCGGATGCTGTCCTTTGTCCTATCGCTGAACTGGTCGCTGGAAGAAGAGCTGGTCACCGACATCATCGGCGTGCATTGCACCGGCGATTGTGTGCTGCCTTGGAAGCGGCTACGCAAGCGCTCCGCAGAAGCCGCTGCGACTTCTATCTTGCGCGCGTTGGCCATCCTCCCCGAGGAGGAAAATCTACCCCAGCAGATTGCCTACTATACTCAAGAGCACAAACTGCTGCGTTTCTTCGACTATTCCGACGACTTTGCAAAGATCGAGGCAAACAGAACTGGGGAATGA
- a CDS encoding YjbQ family protein yields MKIVLEKIELQTRRDKELIDITPQVERIVRESGVREGVVNVLTMHTSSGLLVTEGLPCLERDIIKHLETLAPDEGDYYHNRYLDIDGRLGFNAGAHLKSVLGGIQVFFPIHEGAMVKGSRQRIYFAEYDGPLCRTYCVQVLGE; encoded by the coding sequence ATGAAAATCGTGTTGGAGAAAATCGAACTGCAGACGCGGCGCGACAAGGAACTGATTGACATCACCCCGCAGGTGGAGCGCATCGTGAGGGAGAGTGGTGTCCGCGAGGGCGTGGTGAATGTGCTGACCATGCACACATCGTCTGGGCTGCTCGTGACCGAGGGGCTGCCGTGTCTGGAACGTGACATCATCAAGCACCTCGAGACACTGGCTCCAGACGAGGGTGACTACTACCATAACCGTTACCTGGACATTGACGGACGACTAGGCTTTAACGCCGGAGCGCATCTGAAAAGCGTGCTGGGCGGTATCCAAGTCTTCTTTCCCATCCACGAAGGCGCTATGGTCAAAGGTTCGCGTCAGCGCATCTACTTTGCCGAGTACGATGGACCCCTGTGCCGCACGTATTGTGTGCAAGTGCTGGGCGAGTAA
- a CDS encoding amidohydrolase, whose translation MIDFHTHPMLVREMIAKYPELETAARKVFFIQNILQPLETFFLELDISGLERAVLLPIDATSTRGCCLYTNEQIAELCALSDRFVGFASVDPHDSAAPEKLRRAVEQLGLRGLKLAPPMQEFYPDDRTLAYPLYEVAQELRIPVVLHAGMSWEPGSRAKYGHPMHLEDVAADFPQLNIVIAHFAWPWVLEAVMLALKYPNVYIDTSCLYFDNPTDFMRFVIGGQVPVSLIEKSLRNQIVFGSNYPRVEIKNMARAVRSVGLSEGCLDLIFRDNARHLLGEV comes from the coding sequence GTGATTGACTTTCATACCCACCCGATGCTCGTGCGCGAGATGATCGCCAAGTACCCTGAGCTGGAGACTGCGGCGCGAAAAGTGTTCTTCATCCAGAACATCCTGCAGCCTTTGGAGACCTTTTTCCTGGAACTGGATATCTCTGGCTTGGAACGGGCTGTGCTTCTGCCCATTGACGCCACTTCGACTCGGGGCTGTTGTTTGTACACCAACGAGCAGATCGCCGAACTTTGTGCGCTGAGCGATCGTTTCGTGGGTTTTGCCAGCGTAGACCCGCATGACTCCGCTGCCCCGGAGAAGTTGCGCCGCGCTGTCGAGCAACTAGGGCTACGCGGCTTGAAACTTGCCCCACCCATGCAGGAATTCTACCCCGATGACCGCACGCTTGCCTATCCACTCTACGAGGTGGCGCAGGAACTACGCATACCCGTGGTGCTCCATGCAGGTATGTCGTGGGAGCCAGGCAGCAGGGCGAAATATGGCCATCCCATGCATCTGGAGGACGTGGCGGCTGACTTTCCGCAACTCAACATCGTCATCGCCCATTTCGCCTGGCCGTGGGTGCTGGAAGCAGTGATGCTGGCGCTGAAGTATCCCAACGTGTACATTGACACGTCCTGCCTCTATTTCGACAACCCGACCGATTTCATGCGCTTTGTCATCGGTGGGCAGGTACCGGTAAGCCTCATCGAAAAGAGCCTACGCAACCAGATCGTGTTCGGCTCCAACTATCCGCGGGTGGAGATCAAGAACATGGCACGGGCAGTGCGCAGCGTGGGACTGAGCGAGGGGTGCCTGGACTTGATCTTCCGCGACAACGCACGCCATTTGCTGGGAGAGGTATAG